From Myotis daubentonii chromosome 15, mMyoDau2.1, whole genome shotgun sequence, one genomic window encodes:
- the SCAF1 gene encoding splicing factor, arginine/serine-rich 19 isoform X4, with protein sequence MAADSFLAGLVSVLDPPDTWVPSHLDLQPGESEDMLELVAEVRIGDRGPIPLPVPSLLPRLRAWRTGKTVSPQSHSSQPTRARHLLTLGTGDGGPAPPPAPSSASSSPSPSPSSSSPSPPPPPPPPAPPAQPAPRFDIYDPFHPTDEAYSPPPAPEQKYDPFEPTGSNPSSSAGTPSPEEEEEEEEEEEEEEEEEGLSQSISRISETLAGIYDDNSLSQDFPGDESPRPDPQPPQSTVAPATPPQADSTRVDGATRRRVFVVGAEAEACREGKVSVEVVTASGAALPPPLLPPGDSEIEEGEIVQPEEDTRLALSLFRPSRAARPAPAAPAAPTAQPPPPPPAARAPEGDDFLSLHADSDGEGALQVDLGEPAPAQPPADARWGGLDLRRKILTQRRERYRQRSPSPGLAAPAGPPARKKSRRERKRSGEAKEAASSSSATPAPPAPASPWDSKKHRSRDRKPGSHASSSARHRSRSRSARRRSRSPDRRRGGSRRSRSREKRRRRRRSASPPPATSSSSSSRRERHRGKHREGGGSKKKKKRSRSRGEKRSGDSEKGPVLAQPPSGSTSLGSERDRRRGAVPPSIQDLTDHDLFAIKRTITVGRPDKSDPRGPSPAPASSPKREVLYDSEGLSAEERGGRSGEKDRRRAGAASSSREKGSRRKALDVGDRDRERDRERDRDRSSKKARPPKESAPSGPPPKPPVSSGSGSSSSSSSSSSRKVKLQSKVAVLIREGVSSTTPAKEAASAGLGSIGVKFSRDRESRSPFLKPEERAPAEVAKAAPGSTKPKKTKVKAKAGAKKAKGTKGKTKPSKTRKKIRSGAGGGAPGGPVTLKKSKADSCSQAAGAKGAEETSWSGEERAAKAPSTPPPKAAPPPPALTPDSQTVDSSCKTPEVSFLPEEAAEEPGVRGGAEEEEEEEEEEEEEEEEEEQQPATTTATSTAAPAPSTAPSAGSTAGDSGAEDGPAPRVSQLPTLPPPLPWNLPAGVDCTTSGVLALTALLFKMEEANLASRAKAQELIQATNQILSHRKPPSSLGVTPAPVPTSLGLPPGPSSYLLPGSLPLGGCGSTPPTPTGLAAASDKREGSSSSEGRGDTDKYLKKLHTQERAVEEVKLAIKPYYQKKDITKEEYKDILRKAVHKVGPEGDRHGGGRRTRRGDRSADRCAQRGRLRDGGSVCKVRRVTRSQAHLGRSAGIGISRDIGLDIGELS encoded by the exons ATGGCCGCAGACAGCTTCCTGGCAGGGTTGGTGAGCGTCCTGGATCCCCCAGACACCTGGGTTCCCAGCCACCTGGACCTGCAGCCTGGCGA AAGCGAGGACATGCTGGAGCTGGTGGCTGAGGTCCGCATCGGGGACAGGGGTCCGatcccactgccagtgcccagcctGCTGCCTCGTCTCAGGGCCTGGAGGACGGGCAAAACGG TTTCTCCTCAGTCTCATTCTTCTCAACCCACCCGCGCCCGCCACCTCCTCACCTTGGGCACTGGAGACGGGGGCCctgccccccctcctgccccctcctctgcgtcctcctccccttccccttccccgtcatcatcttccccctccccccctcccccaccaccacccccagcccccccagcccagcctgcccctcggTTTGACATCTATGACCCCTTCCACCCCACCGATGAGGCCTACTCCCCGCCGCCTGCACCGGAGCAGAAGTACGACCCCTTTGAGCCGACTGGCTCCAACCCCAGCTCCTCCGCTGGGACGCCCTCacctgaggaagaggaggaggaggaggaagaagaggaggaggaagaggaggaggaaggcctgTCCCAGAGCATCAGCCGCATCTCTGAGACCCTGGCGGGCATCTATGATGACAACAGCCTGAGCCAGGACTTCCCAGGTGATGAGAGCCCCCGACcggacccccagcccccacagtCAACCGTggcccctgccaccccaccccaggcggACTCCACCCGGGTGGACGGCGCCACCCGCCGGCGAGTCTTCGTGGTCGGGGCCGAGGCGGAGGCCTGTCGGGAAGGCAAGGTCTCCGTGGAGGTGGTGACGGCCAGCGGAGCCGCCCTGCCGCCGCCCTTGCTGCCACCTGGTGACTCGGAGATTGAGGAGGGCGAGATCGTGCAGCCGGAGGAGGACACCAGGCTGGCGCTGTCCCTCTTCCGGCCCAGCCGGGCTGCCCGCCCTGCGCCCGCCGCTCCAGCCGCCCCCAcggcccagcccccgcccccgccacccgccgcccgcgccccggAGGGAGATGACTTCCTGTCTCTGCACGCGGACTCGGATGGTGAGGGCGCCCTGCAGGTGGACCTGGGGGAGCCGGCCCCCGCGCAGCCCCCCGCGGACGCCCGCTGGGGCGGCCTGGACCTCCGCCGCAAGATCCTGACCCAGCGGCGGGAGCGCTACCGCCAGCGCTCGCCCTCCCCGGGCCTCGCCGCCCCggccggcccgcccgcccgcaaGAAATCGCGCCGGGAGCGAAAGCGCAGCGGCGAGGCCAAGgaggccgcctcctcctcctcggccACGCCGGCCCCGccggcccccgcctccccctgggACTCCAAGAAGCACCGCTCCCGGGACCGCAAGCCGGGCTCCCATGCCTCCTCCTCCGCCCGCCACCGCTCTCGGTCCCGCTCCGCCCGCCGCCGCTCACGCAGCCCCGACCGCCGCCGCGGGGGCAGCCGCCGCTCCAGGTCCCGGGAGAAGCGGCGTCGGAGGCGGCGCTCGGCCTCTCCGCCCCCCGCCACCTCGTCCTCCTCTTCCTCGAGGCGCGAGCGGCACCGAGGCAAGCACCGGGAAGGCGGCGgcagcaagaagaagaagaagcggTCTCGGTCCCGGGGTGAGAAGCGGTCGGGGGACAGCGAGAAGGGCCCGGTGCTGGCCCAGCCGCCCTCCGGCTCCACCTCGCTGGGCTCGGAGCGCGACCGCCGCCGGGGCGCGGTGCCGCCCTCCATCCAGGACCTCACGGACCACGACCTCTTCGCCATCAAGCGGACCATCACCGTGGGCCGGCCGGACAAGTCCGACCCCCGCGGCCCGTCGCCCGCCCCGGCCTCGTCGCCCAAGCGCGAGGTGCTGTACGACTCGGAGGGACTCAGCGCCGAGGAGCGGGGCGGCCGGAGCGGCGAGAAGGACCGGCGCCGCGCCGGGGCGGCCTCCTCCTCCCGGGAGAAGGGATCACGGCGGAAGGCGCTGGACGTGGGGGATCGGGAccgggagagggacagagagagggacagggacaggtcgTCCAAGAAAGCCCGGCCCCCCAAGGAGTCGGCGCCCTCAGGGCCCCCGCCCAAGCCGCCGGTCAGCAGTGGCTCAGGGTCCTCCTCCTCGTCGTCGTCCTCCTCCTCCCGGAAGGTGAAGCTGCAGTCCAAGGTGGCGGTGCTGATCCGGGAGGGCGTCAGCAGCACCACGCCGGCCAAGGAGGCGGCGTCCGCCGGCCTGGGCTCCATCGGGGTCAAGTTCAGCCGCGACCGGGAGAGCCGCTCCCCCTTCCTCAAGCCCGAGGAGCGGGCTCCTGCCGAGGTGGCCAAAGCAGCCCCCGGCAGCACCAAGCCCAAAAAGACCAAGGTGAAGGCCAAGGCCGGGGCCAAGAAAGCCAAGGGGACCAAGGGGAAGACCAAGCCATCCAAGACCAGGAAAAAGATCCGCAGCGGGGCCGGCGGCGGGGCGCCCGGGGGCCCCGTGACCCTGAAGAAGTCCAAGGCGGACAGCTGTAGCCAGGCTGCCGGGGCCAAGGGCGCAGAGGAGACGTCCTGGTCCGGGGAGGAGCGAGCAGCCAAGGCCCccagcaccccgccccccaaggccgcccctccgccccccgccctcacCCCGGACTCACAGACGGTGGACAGCAGCTGTAAGACACCTGAGGTCTCCTTCTTGCCTGAAGAGGCTGCTGAGGAGCCTGGGGTCCGAGGtggggcggaggaggaggaggaggaggaagaagaggaggaggaggaagaggaggaagaggagcaacAGCCTGCCACCACCACGGCCACCAGCACGGCCGCCCCCGCCCCAAGCACGGCCCCTAGCGCAGGATCCACAGCCGGTGACTCAGGGGCAGAGGACGGGCCGGCTCCCCGTGTCTCCCAGCTGCCCacgctgcccccacccctgccctggaacCTGCCCGCTGGTGTGGACTGCACTACCAGCGGCGTCCTGGCCT TGACTGCACTTCTCTTCAAGATGGAAGAAGCCAATCTGGCGAGCAGAGCAAAGGCCCAGGAGCTGATCCAGGCCACCAACCAG ATCCTCAGCCACCGGAAGCCACCCTCCAGTCTAGGGGTGACACCAGCTCCTGTAcccacctctctgggcctgcccCCTGGCCCCTCCAGCTACCTGCTCCCTGGCAGCCTTCCCCTGGGGGGCTGCGGCtctacccctcccacccccactgggctGGCTGCTGCATCTGACAAGAGAGAGGGCAGTAGCAGCTCCGAGGGACGAGGGGACACAGATAAG TACCTGAAGAAGCTGCACACACAGGAGCGGGCGGTGGAGGAGGTGAAGCTGGCCATCAAGCCGTACTATCAGAAGAAGGACATCACCAAGGAGGAGTACAAGGACATCCTGAGGAAAGCCGTCCACAAG GTGGGCCCAGAGGGGGACAGGCACGGAG GTGGGCGGAGGACGCGGCGCGGAGACAGGAGCGCAGACAGATGTGCGCAGCGGGGGAGACTGAGGGATGGGGGGTCAGTCTGCAAGGTGAGGAGGGTGACAAGATCTCAAGCCCATCTGGGCCGTTCTGCTGGCATCGGGATAAGTAGGGACATTGGCCTGGATATTGGGGAGCTATCCTAG
- the SCAF1 gene encoding splicing factor, arginine/serine-rich 19 isoform X1 → MTSQLLYSLRISVTSRRRQPCFHAVTMEEEDESRGKTEESGEDRGDGPPDRDPTLSPTAFILRAIQQAVGTSLQGDLANDKDGSRCHGLRWRRCRSPRSESRSQESGGTDTAAVLDMAADSFLAGLVSVLDPPDTWVPSHLDLQPGESEDMLELVAEVRIGDRGPIPLPVPSLLPRLRAWRTGKTVSPQSHSSQPTRARHLLTLGTGDGGPAPPPAPSSASSSPSPSPSSSSPSPPPPPPPPAPPAQPAPRFDIYDPFHPTDEAYSPPPAPEQKYDPFEPTGSNPSSSAGTPSPEEEEEEEEEEEEEEEEEGLSQSISRISETLAGIYDDNSLSQDFPGDESPRPDPQPPQSTVAPATPPQADSTRVDGATRRRVFVVGAEAEACREGKVSVEVVTASGAALPPPLLPPGDSEIEEGEIVQPEEDTRLALSLFRPSRAARPAPAAPAAPTAQPPPPPPAARAPEGDDFLSLHADSDGEGALQVDLGEPAPAQPPADARWGGLDLRRKILTQRRERYRQRSPSPGLAAPAGPPARKKSRRERKRSGEAKEAASSSSATPAPPAPASPWDSKKHRSRDRKPGSHASSSARHRSRSRSARRRSRSPDRRRGGSRRSRSREKRRRRRRSASPPPATSSSSSSRRERHRGKHREGGGSKKKKKRSRSRGEKRSGDSEKGPVLAQPPSGSTSLGSERDRRRGAVPPSIQDLTDHDLFAIKRTITVGRPDKSDPRGPSPAPASSPKREVLYDSEGLSAEERGGRSGEKDRRRAGAASSSREKGSRRKALDVGDRDRERDRERDRDRSSKKARPPKESAPSGPPPKPPVSSGSGSSSSSSSSSSRKVKLQSKVAVLIREGVSSTTPAKEAASAGLGSIGVKFSRDRESRSPFLKPEERAPAEVAKAAPGSTKPKKTKVKAKAGAKKAKGTKGKTKPSKTRKKIRSGAGGGAPGGPVTLKKSKADSCSQAAGAKGAEETSWSGEERAAKAPSTPPPKAAPPPPALTPDSQTVDSSCKTPEVSFLPEEAAEEPGVRGGAEEEEEEEEEEEEEEEEEEQQPATTTATSTAAPAPSTAPSAGSTAGDSGAEDGPAPRVSQLPTLPPPLPWNLPAGVDCTTSGVLALTALLFKMEEANLASRAKAQELIQATNQILSHRKPPSSLGVTPAPVPTSLGLPPGPSSYLLPGSLPLGGCGSTPPTPTGLAAASDKREGSSSSEGRGDTDKYLKKLHTQERAVEEVKLAIKPYYQKKDITKEEYKDILRKAVHKVGPEGDRHGGGRRTRRGDRSADRCAQRGRLRDGGSVCKVRRVTRSQAHLGRSAGIGISRDIGLDIGELS, encoded by the exons ATGACCTCTCAGCTTCTGTATAGTCTAAGAATTTCTGTGACATCGCGAAGGCGGCAGCCATGCTTTCATGCG GTGACCATGGAGGAAGAAGATGAGTCTCGAGGGAAGACGGAGGAGTCGGGCGAGGATAGGGGCGACGGCCCGCCAGACAGAGACCCCACGCTTTCTCCTACTGCCTTCATTCTG CGGGCCATTCAGCAGGCGGTGGGAACTTCCCTGCAGGGGGACCTGGCGAATGATAAAG ATGGCTCTAGGTGTCACGGCCTTCGATGGAGGCGCTGCCGGAGCCCGCGGTCAGAGTCCCGTTCCCAGGAGTCGGGGGGAACTGACACGGCTGCT GTGTTGGACATGGCCGCAGACAGCTTCCTGGCAGGGTTGGTGAGCGTCCTGGATCCCCCAGACACCTGGGTTCCCAGCCACCTGGACCTGCAGCCTGGCGA AAGCGAGGACATGCTGGAGCTGGTGGCTGAGGTCCGCATCGGGGACAGGGGTCCGatcccactgccagtgcccagcctGCTGCCTCGTCTCAGGGCCTGGAGGACGGGCAAAACGG TTTCTCCTCAGTCTCATTCTTCTCAACCCACCCGCGCCCGCCACCTCCTCACCTTGGGCACTGGAGACGGGGGCCctgccccccctcctgccccctcctctgcgtcctcctccccttccccttccccgtcatcatcttccccctccccccctcccccaccaccacccccagcccccccagcccagcctgcccctcggTTTGACATCTATGACCCCTTCCACCCCACCGATGAGGCCTACTCCCCGCCGCCTGCACCGGAGCAGAAGTACGACCCCTTTGAGCCGACTGGCTCCAACCCCAGCTCCTCCGCTGGGACGCCCTCacctgaggaagaggaggaggaggaggaagaagaggaggaggaagaggaggaggaaggcctgTCCCAGAGCATCAGCCGCATCTCTGAGACCCTGGCGGGCATCTATGATGACAACAGCCTGAGCCAGGACTTCCCAGGTGATGAGAGCCCCCGACcggacccccagcccccacagtCAACCGTggcccctgccaccccaccccaggcggACTCCACCCGGGTGGACGGCGCCACCCGCCGGCGAGTCTTCGTGGTCGGGGCCGAGGCGGAGGCCTGTCGGGAAGGCAAGGTCTCCGTGGAGGTGGTGACGGCCAGCGGAGCCGCCCTGCCGCCGCCCTTGCTGCCACCTGGTGACTCGGAGATTGAGGAGGGCGAGATCGTGCAGCCGGAGGAGGACACCAGGCTGGCGCTGTCCCTCTTCCGGCCCAGCCGGGCTGCCCGCCCTGCGCCCGCCGCTCCAGCCGCCCCCAcggcccagcccccgcccccgccacccgccgcccgcgccccggAGGGAGATGACTTCCTGTCTCTGCACGCGGACTCGGATGGTGAGGGCGCCCTGCAGGTGGACCTGGGGGAGCCGGCCCCCGCGCAGCCCCCCGCGGACGCCCGCTGGGGCGGCCTGGACCTCCGCCGCAAGATCCTGACCCAGCGGCGGGAGCGCTACCGCCAGCGCTCGCCCTCCCCGGGCCTCGCCGCCCCggccggcccgcccgcccgcaaGAAATCGCGCCGGGAGCGAAAGCGCAGCGGCGAGGCCAAGgaggccgcctcctcctcctcggccACGCCGGCCCCGccggcccccgcctccccctgggACTCCAAGAAGCACCGCTCCCGGGACCGCAAGCCGGGCTCCCATGCCTCCTCCTCCGCCCGCCACCGCTCTCGGTCCCGCTCCGCCCGCCGCCGCTCACGCAGCCCCGACCGCCGCCGCGGGGGCAGCCGCCGCTCCAGGTCCCGGGAGAAGCGGCGTCGGAGGCGGCGCTCGGCCTCTCCGCCCCCCGCCACCTCGTCCTCCTCTTCCTCGAGGCGCGAGCGGCACCGAGGCAAGCACCGGGAAGGCGGCGgcagcaagaagaagaagaagcggTCTCGGTCCCGGGGTGAGAAGCGGTCGGGGGACAGCGAGAAGGGCCCGGTGCTGGCCCAGCCGCCCTCCGGCTCCACCTCGCTGGGCTCGGAGCGCGACCGCCGCCGGGGCGCGGTGCCGCCCTCCATCCAGGACCTCACGGACCACGACCTCTTCGCCATCAAGCGGACCATCACCGTGGGCCGGCCGGACAAGTCCGACCCCCGCGGCCCGTCGCCCGCCCCGGCCTCGTCGCCCAAGCGCGAGGTGCTGTACGACTCGGAGGGACTCAGCGCCGAGGAGCGGGGCGGCCGGAGCGGCGAGAAGGACCGGCGCCGCGCCGGGGCGGCCTCCTCCTCCCGGGAGAAGGGATCACGGCGGAAGGCGCTGGACGTGGGGGATCGGGAccgggagagggacagagagagggacagggacaggtcgTCCAAGAAAGCCCGGCCCCCCAAGGAGTCGGCGCCCTCAGGGCCCCCGCCCAAGCCGCCGGTCAGCAGTGGCTCAGGGTCCTCCTCCTCGTCGTCGTCCTCCTCCTCCCGGAAGGTGAAGCTGCAGTCCAAGGTGGCGGTGCTGATCCGGGAGGGCGTCAGCAGCACCACGCCGGCCAAGGAGGCGGCGTCCGCCGGCCTGGGCTCCATCGGGGTCAAGTTCAGCCGCGACCGGGAGAGCCGCTCCCCCTTCCTCAAGCCCGAGGAGCGGGCTCCTGCCGAGGTGGCCAAAGCAGCCCCCGGCAGCACCAAGCCCAAAAAGACCAAGGTGAAGGCCAAGGCCGGGGCCAAGAAAGCCAAGGGGACCAAGGGGAAGACCAAGCCATCCAAGACCAGGAAAAAGATCCGCAGCGGGGCCGGCGGCGGGGCGCCCGGGGGCCCCGTGACCCTGAAGAAGTCCAAGGCGGACAGCTGTAGCCAGGCTGCCGGGGCCAAGGGCGCAGAGGAGACGTCCTGGTCCGGGGAGGAGCGAGCAGCCAAGGCCCccagcaccccgccccccaaggccgcccctccgccccccgccctcacCCCGGACTCACAGACGGTGGACAGCAGCTGTAAGACACCTGAGGTCTCCTTCTTGCCTGAAGAGGCTGCTGAGGAGCCTGGGGTCCGAGGtggggcggaggaggaggaggaggaggaagaagaggaggaggaggaagaggaggaagaggagcaacAGCCTGCCACCACCACGGCCACCAGCACGGCCGCCCCCGCCCCAAGCACGGCCCCTAGCGCAGGATCCACAGCCGGTGACTCAGGGGCAGAGGACGGGCCGGCTCCCCGTGTCTCCCAGCTGCCCacgctgcccccacccctgccctggaacCTGCCCGCTGGTGTGGACTGCACTACCAGCGGCGTCCTGGCCT TGACTGCACTTCTCTTCAAGATGGAAGAAGCCAATCTGGCGAGCAGAGCAAAGGCCCAGGAGCTGATCCAGGCCACCAACCAG ATCCTCAGCCACCGGAAGCCACCCTCCAGTCTAGGGGTGACACCAGCTCCTGTAcccacctctctgggcctgcccCCTGGCCCCTCCAGCTACCTGCTCCCTGGCAGCCTTCCCCTGGGGGGCTGCGGCtctacccctcccacccccactgggctGGCTGCTGCATCTGACAAGAGAGAGGGCAGTAGCAGCTCCGAGGGACGAGGGGACACAGATAAG TACCTGAAGAAGCTGCACACACAGGAGCGGGCGGTGGAGGAGGTGAAGCTGGCCATCAAGCCGTACTATCAGAAGAAGGACATCACCAAGGAGGAGTACAAGGACATCCTGAGGAAAGCCGTCCACAAG GTGGGCCCAGAGGGGGACAGGCACGGAG GTGGGCGGAGGACGCGGCGCGGAGACAGGAGCGCAGACAGATGTGCGCAGCGGGGGAGACTGAGGGATGGGGGGTCAGTCTGCAAGGTGAGGAGGGTGACAAGATCTCAAGCCCATCTGGGCCGTTCTGCTGGCATCGGGATAAGTAGGGACATTGGCCTGGATATTGGGGAGCTATCCTAG